The following are encoded together in the Cyanobacterium aponinum PCC 10605 genome:
- a CDS encoding four helix bundle protein, producing the protein MIELKSYRDLTVWQKSMDLVVICYQLTSQFPKTEIYGLSSQIQRAAVSIPANIAEGKGRNHLGDYIRHLSMANGSLKELETHLMIIGRLGYLKEQELKVTLNKCEEIGRMLHSLIEKLSQNKKG; encoded by the coding sequence ATGATTGAACTAAAAAGTTATCGAGATTTAACGGTTTGGCAAAAATCAATGGATTTGGTAGTAATATGTTATCAATTAACTTCTCAATTTCCCAAAACAGAAATTTATGGTTTAAGTAGTCAAATACAAAGAGCCGCAGTTTCAATTCCTGCCAACATCGCAGAAGGAAAAGGGAGAAATCATTTGGGTGATTATATTCGTCATCTTTCTATGGCAAATGGCTCACTCAAAGAATTAGAAACTCATTTGATGATTATAGGACGATTAGGCTATCTTAAAGAGCAAGAATTAAAAGTTACTTTAAACAAATGTGAGGAAATTGGCAGAATGTTACATAGTTTAATCGAAAAACTAAGTCAAAATAAAAAAGGGTGA
- a CDS encoding ferredoxin — protein sequence MLDQGDRESKTGFEPELGGIWRDNPDRSGFEPELGGIDREKGVYVDEVTCIGCKNCVHVAPNTFYIENDYGRSRVYNQDGDTEEIVQEAIDTCPVDCIHWLDYTEIRKKEEERKYQEIRPLGYPQVNKSGKNTKKNKSKVNK from the coding sequence ATGTTAGATCAAGGGGATCGAGAATCAAAAACAGGTTTTGAACCAGAATTAGGAGGCATTTGGCGAGATAATCCCGATAGAAGTGGTTTTGAGCCAGAGTTAGGAGGCATTGACAGAGAAAAAGGTGTTTATGTGGATGAGGTGACTTGCATCGGTTGTAAAAATTGTGTTCATGTCGCTCCCAATACTTTTTATATTGAAAATGATTATGGGCGTTCTAGGGTGTATAATCAGGATGGAGATACAGAGGAAATCGTTCAAGAAGCGATCGACACTTGCCCTGTGGACTGTATTCACTGGCTAGACTACACAGAAATTAGAAAAAAAGAAGAAGAAAGAAAATATCAAGAAATACGTCCTTTAGGTTATCCCCAAGTCAATAAGTCGGGAAAAAACACGAAAAAGAATAAATCAAAAGTTAATAAATAA
- a CDS encoding DUF1257 domain-containing protein, whose protein sequence is MSHFSSIKTQIRNLESLQASLNNLGIEWKNGPSTVRGYQGQTTQAQIVIEQENNYDIGFAWNGQEYELVADLQYWQQPWTVDGFLQRVTQGYALHTVLQESSKQGFSVTEQQKNNDGSIRLVVQRWS, encoded by the coding sequence ATGTCTCACTTTAGCAGTATAAAGACTCAAATTCGGAATCTGGAATCATTACAAGCCTCTTTAAATAATTTGGGTATTGAGTGGAAAAATGGTCCTTCCACCGTCAGAGGTTATCAAGGACAAACTACCCAAGCCCAAATAGTTATTGAACAAGAGAATAACTATGATATTGGTTTTGCTTGGAATGGTCAAGAGTATGAGTTAGTCGCTGATTTACAATACTGGCAACAGCCTTGGACTGTTGATGGTTTTTTACAGCGTGTTACTCAAGGTTATGCTTTGCATACAGTCCTTCAAGAGTCTTCTAAACAGGGCTTTTCTGTCACTGAACAACAAAAAAATAACGATGGTTCAATTCGTTTAGTTGTTCAGCGTTGGAGTTAA
- a CDS encoding Uma2 family endonuclease, which translates to MVTAITKGATTSKTSPITVEEYLAQEEISKEKNEFIEGEIIKMAGASANHNRLAVNFSRLLPLEINNQSYEIFVSDMKLLAPDGENYFYPDVMVIKGEPRFTNEKQTAVTNPCLIAEILSNSTEGFDKNQKFAFYRTIPELKEYILIDQEDYRVELYRKVGKNQWLLTELMSQEDVLTLESIEVEISLADLYKRVKFTNK; encoded by the coding sequence ATGGTAACGGCAATCACCAAAGGTGCGACTACGTCTAAGACATCTCCCATCACCGTTGAAGAATATCTAGCACAAGAAGAAATCAGCAAGGAGAAAAACGAATTTATCGAAGGAGAAATCATTAAAATGGCAGGTGCTTCAGCTAATCATAATCGTTTAGCGGTTAATTTTAGCCGTTTATTACCCTTAGAAATCAATAATCAAAGTTACGAGATTTTTGTGAGTGATATGAAATTATTAGCTCCTGATGGTGAGAATTATTTTTATCCTGATGTTATGGTAATCAAAGGTGAGCCAAGATTTACTAATGAGAAACAAACGGCGGTGACGAATCCTTGCTTGATTGCAGAAATTTTATCAAATTCAACAGAGGGATTTGACAAAAATCAAAAATTTGCCTTTTATCGCACTATTCCTGAATTAAAAGAATATATTTTGATTGATCAAGAAGATTATCGGGTTGAATTGTATCGCAAAGTAGGTAAAAATCAATGGTTATTAACAGAATTAATGAGTCAAGAGGATGTGTTAACTTTAGAATCCATTGAGGTAGAAATTAGTTTGGCAGATTTGTATAAACGGGTTAAGTTTACAAATAAATAG
- a CDS encoding nucleotidyltransferase family protein translates to MNNQLLSLPITIPRKKLDKFCQVYHISKLSLFGSVLRDDFNENSDIDFLVEFKADYIPTFFKLSEMERVLSTLFNGRKIDLRTKEELSPYFRDKVIKEAVIQYDSNR, encoded by the coding sequence ATGAATAATCAATTATTGTCATTACCGATAACTATACCAAGAAAAAAATTAGATAAATTTTGTCAAGTTTATCATATTAGTAAATTATCTCTATTTGGTTCAGTTTTAAGAGATGATTTTAATGAAAATAGTGACATTGATTTTTTAGTAGAATTTAAAGCCGATTATATTCCCACATTCTTTAAATTATCAGAGATGGAAAGAGTATTATCAACATTATTTAATGGGCGAAAAATCGACCTGAGAACAAAAGAAGAATTAAGTCCTTATTTTCGAGATAAAGTTATCAAAGAAGCGGTGATTCAATATGACAGCAATAGATGA
- a CDS encoding HepT-like ribonuclease domain-containing protein — protein MTAIDDFTRLKHIADACQEALDFIKGITRQELENDRMLSLALVKELEIIGEATNHISSELKNRHPDVSWQDMIGMRNRLVHVYFGINYDIVWQTITENLPILLAQINDILKLDFPQNKSL, from the coding sequence ATGACAGCAATAGATGATTTTACTAGACTAAAACATATTGCTGATGCCTGTCAAGAAGCATTAGATTTTATCAAAGGTATAACCAGACAAGAGTTAGAAAATGATAGAATGCTTAGTTTAGCTTTGGTAAAAGAATTAGAGATTATTGGCGAAGCGACTAATCATATTTCTTCAGAATTAAAAAATCGTCATCCAGATGTTTCTTGGCAAGATATGATCGGTATGAGAAATCGTTTAGTACACGTTTATTTTGGTATTAATTATGATATTGTCTGGCAAACTATAACAGAAAATTTACCCATTTTACTAGCACAAATTAATGATATTCTAAAACTAGATTTTCCTCAAAATAAATCACTATAA
- a CDS encoding DUF2997 domain-containing protein has translation MSMETLEFIIYPDGRVQEKVTGIIGKSCQEVTEAIEAQLGRIISQEKTGDYYQENLETTNQFNHHQTNNYSW, from the coding sequence ATGTCCATGGAAACATTAGAATTTATTATCTATCCTGACGGTAGAGTACAAGAAAAAGTCACAGGCATTATCGGAAAGTCTTGTCAGGAAGTAACCGAAGCCATTGAGGCACAATTAGGCAGGATTATCTCTCAGGAAAAAACGGGAGACTATTATCAGGAAAATTTAGAAACTACTAATCAATTTAATCATCATCAAACAAATAATTATAGTTGGTAA
- a CDS encoding methylthioribulose 1-phosphate dehydratase has protein sequence MVYSQFDFDQACQSIISTANYLYSQGWTPATSSNFSQKLDNNYCAITVSGKDKGRLIADDIMIVDFEGKPQTNQKPSAETLLHTSLYGWNDTIGAVLHTHSLNTTLISLLTNNNILQLEGYELLKAFSGISTHENAIAFPIFENTQDIANLAQEVINYLNTDVPCWGYLIKGHGVYTWGEDMASALRHLEAIEYLMKCELEIMRIKGRK, from the coding sequence ATGGTTTATTCTCAATTCGACTTTGATCAAGCCTGTCAATCTATTATTTCTACTGCTAACTATTTGTATTCTCAGGGATGGACTCCCGCCACTAGCAGTAATTTTTCGCAAAAACTTGATAATAATTATTGTGCTATTACTGTTTCTGGAAAAGATAAAGGTAGGTTAATCGCCGATGATATTATGATAGTTGATTTTGAGGGTAAACCCCAAACTAATCAAAAACCATCAGCTGAGACTTTACTTCACACCAGTCTTTATGGTTGGAATGATACTATTGGGGCAGTTTTACACACCCATTCTCTCAATACCACTCTCATTAGCTTATTAACAAATAATAATATTTTGCAATTAGAAGGCTATGAATTATTGAAGGCTTTTAGTGGTATTAGCACCCATGAAAATGCGATCGCATTTCCCATTTTTGAGAATACTCAAGATATAGCCAATTTAGCTCAAGAAGTGATTAATTATTTGAATACTGATGTGCCTTGTTGGGGATATTTAATTAAAGGACATGGGGTATATACTTGGGGGGAAGATATGGCTTCAGCCTTGCGCCACTTAGAAGCGATAGAATATTTAATGAAGTGTGAATTAGAAATAATGAGGATTAAAGGCAGAAAATGA
- a CDS encoding 1,2-dihydroxy-3-keto-5-methylthiopentene dioxygenase → MTALKIFLDNQPSTPIFDSDSIPEVDRVSKITHKLEEVGVRFQQWQTIENLTSGVSQEEVLNAYQQEVKQLMDEEGYLTVDVVSLTSAHPQKAEFRQKFLDEHTHSEDEVRFFVDGKGLFSLHIDNQVFEVLCTRGDLISVPANTRHWFDMGENPHFTAIRFFNNPEGWVANFTGSDIAQHFSRLDS, encoded by the coding sequence ATGACAGCATTAAAAATCTTTTTAGATAATCAACCCTCTACACCTATTTTTGATAGTGATAGTATTCCTGAAGTGGATAGAGTTAGTAAAATTACTCATAAACTAGAAGAAGTGGGAGTGCGCTTTCAACAGTGGCAAACCATCGAAAATTTAACTTCTGGGGTGTCTCAAGAGGAAGTATTAAACGCCTATCAACAGGAAGTAAAACAGTTAATGGATGAGGAAGGTTATTTAACTGTTGATGTAGTTAGTTTAACCTCAGCTCATCCCCAAAAGGCGGAATTTAGACAAAAATTTTTAGATGAACACACTCATAGTGAAGATGAAGTAAGATTTTTTGTGGATGGTAAAGGATTGTTTAGTCTTCATATTGATAACCAAGTGTTTGAAGTACTATGTACTAGGGGAGATTTAATCAGTGTACCTGCGAATACTCGTCATTGGTTTGATATGGGGGAAAATCCCCATTTTACTGCCATCCGCTTTTTTAATAATCCTGAAGGTTGGGTAGCAAATTTTACTGGTAGCGACATTGCCCAACATTTTTCTCGTTTAGACTCTTAA
- the queD gene encoding 6-carboxytetrahydropterin synthase QueD — protein MDEWIIYKEITFEAAHKLPHHDGKCARLHGHSWKARIYVRSNHLINEGTKQGMVMDYGDIRAYVQPILDQYLDHYYLNESLGLENPTSEAIALWLYNKLESMGMPNLYAVEIQETCTAAARYMRI, from the coding sequence ATGGATGAATGGATTATTTACAAAGAAATAACCTTTGAAGCCGCTCACAAACTACCTCACCATGACGGAAAATGTGCAAGGTTACACGGGCATAGTTGGAAAGCAAGAATTTATGTCCGTAGTAATCACCTAATTAACGAAGGTACTAAACAAGGGATGGTGATGGATTATGGTGATATTAGGGCTTATGTGCAACCCATTTTAGATCAATATTTGGATCATTACTACCTCAATGAATCATTGGGCTTAGAAAACCCCACTAGCGAGGCGATCGCACTTTGGCTATATAATAAACTAGAATCGATGGGAATGCCTAACTTATATGCAGTAGAAATACAGGAAACTTGCACGGCGGCGGCAAGATATATGAGAATTTAA
- the recQ gene encoding DNA helicase RecQ — protein sequence MSSLRQSLKKYFGYDSFREGQEEIIQNALNNRDLLIIMPTGGGKSLCFQLPALLKKGVTIVISPLISLMQDQVMSLHDNGIGATFINSTLDFQEIKHREQLILSGKIKLLYLAPERLISEKFQSFLNTVAKTNAIASFAIDEAHCISEWGHDFRLEYRQLRQLRQRFPQIPITALTATATPRVQQDIIQQLRLRNPIIRRFSFNRPNLYYEVRPREKRNYHQILQLINSLEGSGIIYCLARKTTEDLAYRLRQDNISALPYHGGLTDEMRSHHQDCFIRDDARIMVATVAFGMGINKPDVRFVIHHDLPRNIESYYQESGRAGRDGEPAKCILLYNPSDEYKINYFIKQKENINEQKQAREQLKKVQEYAETNYCRRIVQLGYFGEKYKGDCGGCDNCLNPKKFVDWTIEAQKFLSCVARTREKFGMNHIINILRGAKNQKIYQYGHHLLSTYGIGKDHTTKEWQYLGRSLVYQGLVSQSNDGYKILKLNNESWKILQHKRKVKIALNNEQNNNSQDLDNPRKLETEILLSRLKKLRKKLADEENIAPYVIFGDSTLKVMAQLQPISLESLSKISGVTEYKLNKYGNYFLREIIAFNHEQPVITPLPSHTHMKTLQFYQQGLTVSEIAKKRGLTESTIISHFCELIELNQPVNVNEFVNPEKQKNISEALNKIGDKFLKPIRDYLGSEYSYDEIKLVKAKLASYKIK from the coding sequence ATGTCATCCTTACGCCAGTCATTAAAGAAATACTTCGGTTATGATAGCTTTAGGGAAGGACAAGAAGAAATTATCCAAAATGCCCTCAATAATCGTGATTTACTGATAATTATGCCTACTGGAGGCGGAAAATCCCTTTGTTTTCAACTTCCTGCTTTGCTGAAAAAAGGGGTGACAATTGTTATTTCTCCTCTGATTTCCTTAATGCAAGATCAGGTTATGTCGTTGCATGATAATGGTATTGGGGCAACTTTTATCAATAGCACCCTTGATTTTCAAGAAATTAAGCATCGGGAACAATTAATTCTTTCTGGTAAAATTAAATTACTCTATCTTGCTCCTGAAAGGCTTATTAGTGAGAAGTTTCAGTCATTTTTAAATACCGTTGCTAAGACTAATGCGATCGCATCTTTTGCTATTGATGAAGCTCATTGTATATCTGAGTGGGGCCATGATTTTCGTTTAGAATATCGACAATTAAGGCAATTACGTCAACGTTTTCCGCAAATACCAATTACAGCTTTAACTGCCACGGCAACCCCCAGAGTGCAACAGGATATTATTCAACAGTTACGGCTTCGTAATCCGATTATTCGTCGCTTTAGCTTCAATCGTCCTAATCTTTATTATGAAGTAAGACCACGGGAAAAACGCAACTATCACCAAATTTTGCAGTTAATCAATTCTTTAGAAGGTTCTGGTATTATTTATTGTTTAGCTCGTAAAACCACAGAAGATTTAGCCTATAGACTTCGTCAAGACAATATTTCTGCTCTCCCTTACCACGGTGGCTTAACCGATGAGATGCGATCGCACCATCAAGATTGTTTTATTCGAGATGATGCCCGTATAATGGTTGCTACCGTAGCCTTTGGCATGGGTATAAATAAACCTGATGTCCGTTTTGTCATCCACCACGATTTACCTCGTAACATTGAAAGTTACTATCAAGAGTCAGGACGAGCAGGCAGAGATGGAGAACCGGCAAAATGTATTCTGTTATATAATCCTAGCGATGAATATAAAATCAATTATTTTATCAAACAAAAAGAAAATATCAACGAACAAAAACAAGCAAGAGAACAACTAAAAAAAGTACAAGAATATGCAGAAACAAATTACTGTCGTAGAATAGTTCAATTAGGCTATTTTGGCGAAAAATATAAAGGGGATTGCGGAGGTTGTGATAACTGTTTAAATCCCAAAAAATTTGTTGATTGGACCATTGAAGCTCAAAAATTTTTATCCTGTGTTGCTCGAACGAGAGAAAAATTTGGCATGAACCATATTATCAACATTTTAAGAGGAGCAAAAAATCAGAAAATTTATCAATATGGACATCATTTATTATCCACTTATGGTATTGGAAAAGACCACACAACCAAAGAATGGCAATACTTAGGAAGATCTTTAGTTTATCAAGGCTTAGTAAGTCAAAGTAACGATGGTTATAAAATTTTAAAACTAAATAATGAAAGCTGGAAAATTTTACAACATAAAAGAAAAGTAAAAATAGCATTAAACAATGAGCAAAATAATAATTCTCAAGACTTAGATAATCCCAGAAAATTAGAAACAGAAATTTTACTATCCAGACTAAAAAAATTAAGAAAAAAATTGGCAGATGAAGAGAATATAGCCCCTTATGTTATTTTCGGCGATTCTACCTTAAAAGTCATGGCACAACTACAACCAATTTCCTTAGAGAGTTTAAGCAAAATATCTGGAGTTACAGAATATAAATTAAACAAATATGGAAACTATTTTCTCAGAGAAATTATTGCGTTTAATCATGAACAACCTGTAATAACTCCTTTACCTTCTCATACTCATATGAAAACATTACAATTCTATCAACAAGGCTTAACAGTAAGTGAAATAGCAAAAAAAAGAGGCTTAACAGAATCAACAATTATTAGCCATTTTTGTGAATTAATTGAATTGAATCAACCCGTCAATGTAAATGAATTTGTTAACCCCGAAAAACAGAAAAATATCAGTGAAGCCCTTAATAAAATAGGAGATAAATTTCTCAAACCCATTAGAGACTATTTAGGTAGCGAATATAGTTATGATGAAATCAAATTAGTTAAAGCTAAATTAGCTTCCTATAAAATTAAATAA
- a CDS encoding YbjQ family protein has product MIVTTTDNIQNQEISSYLGVVTAEVIYGTNALRDFFAGIRDMFGGRTGSYEKVFEKAQLEAIEELKKRAIKLNADAVIGIKVDTGTINVDQEGVLLLVTATGTAVSLQ; this is encoded by the coding sequence ATGATTGTTACTACCACAGATAATATTCAGAATCAAGAAATATCTTCTTACTTAGGTGTTGTTACAGCAGAGGTAATTTATGGCACTAATGCTTTAAGGGACTTTTTTGCTGGGATTCGTGATATGTTTGGAGGGCGTACTGGTAGTTATGAAAAAGTTTTTGAAAAAGCCCAATTAGAAGCCATTGAAGAATTAAAAAAACGCGCAATTAAACTTAATGCGGATGCCGTTATTGGTATAAAGGTTGACACTGGAACAATTAATGTAGATCAAGAAGGTGTATTGTTATTAGTTACTGCTACTGGTACTGCGGTTAGTTTACAGTAG
- a CDS encoding GGDEF domain-containing protein yields the protein MIDLNQLFSSIDPNPFVLSILAKIKHDLEVDQVFISQFNSSGELENIINGSELISKKKDSFQENSLYEISDSLIGKIKKNQQSYFTHDSDDLTEDTYPLKRAELLFPIKLKTPQVITVNEDIELWGILSIYDYNYERKWQEEQIKQIDEIISILTLAIERKIIFDKLLETQQKCQSYSLLDDQTGLANYSAFIDCLDYEWRRLAREKQPLSLILFKLRFEAEFNTRILAKIGYLIQEEIKRPADLGAYFGNNKIMIMLPNTNSSGALWVKKNIFKSLAKITNAQKSFQCVAEILTIIPEYNQDYNSIINNLEKSLPNFE from the coding sequence ATGATTGACCTTAATCAACTATTTTCTTCCATTGATCCTAATCCATTTGTATTATCAATTCTTGCCAAAATCAAACATGATTTAGAAGTTGATCAAGTATTTATTAGTCAATTTAATTCTAGTGGTGAATTAGAAAATATTATCAATGGTTCAGAGCTAATTTCAAAAAAAAAAGATTCCTTTCAAGAAAATAGCTTATATGAAATTAGTGATTCTTTAATAGGAAAAATAAAGAAAAATCAACAATCTTATTTTACCCATGACAGTGATGATTTAACAGAAGATACTTATCCCTTAAAAAGAGCAGAATTACTGTTCCCTATTAAGCTCAAAACACCTCAAGTTATAACCGTTAATGAAGATATTGAGCTTTGGGGAATTTTATCTATTTATGACTATAATTATGAGCGTAAATGGCAAGAAGAACAAATTAAACAAATTGATGAAATTATTAGTATTTTAACTTTAGCAATAGAGCGAAAAATTATCTTTGATAAGTTACTAGAAACACAGCAAAAATGTCAATCTTATTCCCTTCTTGATGATCAAACTGGTTTGGCAAATTATTCAGCTTTTATTGACTGTTTAGATTATGAATGGAGAAGACTAGCAAGGGAAAAGCAACCTCTTTCATTAATTTTATTCAAATTAAGATTTGAAGCTGAATTTAACACAAGAATTTTAGCAAAAATCGGTTATTTAATTCAAGAAGAAATAAAACGTCCTGCTGATTTAGGTGCTTATTTTGGGAATAATAAAATAATGATTATGCTTCCTAATACAAATAGCAGTGGTGCTTTATGGGTGAAAAAAAATATTTTCAAATCCTTAGCAAAAATAACTAATGCTCAAAAAAGTTTTCAGTGCGTCGCAGAAATTTTAACGATCATTCCTGAATATAATCAAGACTATAATTCTATCATTAATAATTTAGAAAAGTCTCTACCTAATTTTGAATAA
- a CDS encoding YheT family hydrolase, translating into MWYYEPSIFLRSGLIQTLYVALFAHRNWHKTIKYSEPNYQEHIFYGANNVAIYGLVAIPPHAQGTIIATYGVTGSLQDQWFLKILSAKAYAQNYAVVMFDWRAHGKTALLSPTLTSDGLYEGQDFLCIASESKKLGCPPQFWFTGYSLGGKLTLWALYEASHLSKYEDSLELSEEDIGGGCAICPSLDAWKSLNYLEAHPVGSKLEKAITRNLRQLAEKIFQAHPHHFNQQQLDRVNSIKEFDRNLVIPQLGIDSLEEYYRLSSPLGIMAQIKKPTLILYAKDDPMFAPCLIEEVVKVSKNNPWIDLTLTKYGGHVGYISSKNCQKQWNDQDKWWAWNRFLEWITDSQKKKKK; encoded by the coding sequence ATGTGGTATTATGAACCGAGTATCTTTTTGCGTAGTGGTTTAATTCAAACTCTCTATGTTGCCCTTTTTGCCCACAGAAATTGGCATAAAACCATCAAATATAGTGAGCCGAATTATCAAGAACATATATTCTATGGTGCGAATAATGTAGCCATTTATGGTTTAGTAGCAATTCCTCCCCATGCTCAAGGTACGATTATTGCTACCTATGGAGTTACAGGAAGTTTACAAGACCAATGGTTTTTAAAGATTTTGTCGGCTAAGGCATATGCTCAGAATTATGCGGTAGTTATGTTTGATTGGAGAGCCCATGGTAAAACCGCTTTGCTTTCTCCAACGTTAACCTCTGATGGCTTATATGAAGGACAAGATTTTCTGTGTATTGCCTCTGAAAGTAAAAAATTAGGTTGCCCTCCTCAATTTTGGTTTACAGGCTATTCTCTGGGGGGAAAATTAACGTTATGGGCATTATATGAAGCATCCCATCTGAGTAAGTATGAAGATTCTTTAGAGTTATCAGAAGAAGATATAGGAGGAGGTTGTGCTATTTGTCCGAGTTTAGATGCTTGGAAATCCTTAAATTATCTGGAAGCTCATCCCGTAGGTAGTAAATTAGAAAAGGCAATTACCCGTAATTTACGACAATTGGCAGAAAAGATATTTCAAGCTCATCCTCATCATTTTAATCAACAACAACTCGATCGAGTCAATAGTATAAAAGAGTTCGATCGAAATTTAGTTATTCCCCAATTAGGTATTGATAGCTTAGAGGAATATTATCGACTTAGTAGCCCTCTGGGAATCATGGCTCAAATCAAAAAACCGACCTTAATCTTATATGCTAAAGATGATCCCATGTTTGCCCCCTGTTTAATCGAAGAAGTTGTCAAAGTAAGCAAAAACAATCCTTGGATTGACCTAACTCTTACAAAATATGGCGGTCACGTCGGTTATATTAGTAGTAAAAACTGTCAAAAACAGTGGAATGATCAAGATAAATGGTGGGCATGGAATCGCTTTTTAGAATGGATTACCGATTCTCAGAAGAAAAAGAAAAAATAG
- a CDS encoding secondary thiamine-phosphate synthase enzyme YjbQ has product MKLHQQVIQVKTSGKCLHKITSQVNDVVINSGINTGLCTVFILHTSASLIIQENADPDVLADLSSFFSKLVSESADYLHSAEGVDDMPSHIRSVLTSTSENIIIHQGRLWLGTWQGLYLWEHRMRSHLRQIAIHIQGE; this is encoded by the coding sequence ATGAAACTTCACCAACAAGTAATCCAAGTCAAAACTAGCGGCAAGTGTTTACACAAAATAACCTCTCAGGTGAATGACGTGGTCATTAATTCAGGTATTAACACGGGTTTATGTACAGTTTTTATTCTTCATACTAGCGCAAGTTTAATTATTCAAGAAAATGCTGATCCTGATGTATTAGCTGATTTGAGTAGTTTTTTTAGTAAGTTAGTGTCTGAAAGTGCTGATTATCTCCATAGCGCCGAAGGTGTTGATGATATGCCCAGTCATATTCGCTCTGTCTTGACTAGCACTTCTGAGAATATCATTATTCATCAGGGGCGTTTATGGTTAGGTACTTGGCAAGGATTATATTTATGGGAACATAGAATGCGATCTCATCTTCGCCAAATTGCTATCCATATTCAAGGGGAATAA
- a CDS encoding GNAT family N-acetyltransferase translates to MEELSFSMATERDFDTLQQIYRYTVQKLAPSLYSPAQVEAWSAAPNNFNCFQYFIFDPDTYLLLIKQQIVGFCGLRKNGHIASLYIHPDYTRQGYGTKLLNYVLNIGVNRQIKRFFTEASFFSYPVFTRCGFTVIEMETVNYGDVAFDRYKMEKIIPYTSDS, encoded by the coding sequence ATGGAAGAATTGAGTTTTTCAATGGCAACAGAGAGAGATTTTGACACCCTCCAACAAATATACCGTTATACGGTTCAAAAACTTGCCCCTAGCTTATATTCTCCAGCACAGGTAGAAGCATGGTCTGCCGCCCCTAATAATTTTAACTGTTTTCAATATTTTATTTTTGATCCTGATACATATTTACTATTGATTAAGCAACAAATAGTTGGTTTCTGTGGTTTACGCAAAAATGGACACATCGCCTCATTATATATTCATCCAGATTATACTCGCCAAGGTTATGGTACTAAACTACTAAATTATGTTTTAAATATAGGTGTTAACCGACAAATAAAAAGATTTTTTACGGAAGCTAGTTTTTTTTCCTATCCTGTTTTTACCCGTTGCGGTTTTACCGTAATTGAAATGGAAACAGTAAATTATGGAGATGTTGCCTTCGATCGTTATAAAATGGAAAAAATTATTCCATACACATCAGACTCATGA